The segment TTGTGGTAGGAGGAGGTATTTAAAGGTTGAGACTTTTAGAATTTGAGATAGGATTTGGTTTCTCTGGAAACTAGAAAGAGCTGGAAGGAAACTAACCAGTAACTACTAGGATAATGTAGATTCGTCGTTTGAATCTTGACCCTCAGTGATGGAAACGTGGACGGCTTAGATGGGATTGGTTGGCCGGCCCAACGgattagaaaggaaaaaaaattgtttgacacaaaaaaaaaatgtattaccACAAAAACTTACCAAACTTTTGTCACAATTAGTTGGACGACCTATTGGATTATTATAAAGGAAAAATTTTAAGACTACAATAATTGACACAATTTTTACTATAATTAGTCACATGGCGAGTTTTAAGTGgtgaaaaaaagtgataaaaaaaaaattgtagcgaATTGTGACAAAATTTATGTAAATTGTTGTGgtcttaacatttttcaaaaagaaaacggAGAAGGTTAAGGAAGAATTGAGAGTGTTTGTTTCACACGTTATGACTAATTTTATTGGGGAGTAATTATAGTATCATATACTAAGTCACAAATTTAACTACAATTATCCTATATGGCAGATGGTAATTGATTTTCAGTCAATTTTACGTTGATCTAGCTTGAGTTATctagaatttttgtttattggtTGAAGAAGAGTAATGACGCGTAAGAGAAGGTAGTTTTTGGGTATGTACCTGTCGGCAAGTGTTGTGGACCAGGGTGGAAAGAAGGAAAGTGGAAAACCAtttctcatttttctcacaCGCGATAACTGATTTTGGTAACACGTTTTCATTTTCATGGGGGAATCCCAGATCTTAATTGGCCaaaataaacccataaaaaCACATGTCTTGGGAGGATGATGGAGTTTTCATTTTCAGGGAGAATCCCAGATCTTAATTGAGCAAAATAAACCCATGAAAAACACATGTTTTGGGAGTATGATGGAGATCTCAGAATAGAGACAAGGGAGGGTGAGAAAAGAGAAATATCTCTAGATATCTAAATTGTTTGGTTGGGGCAATTAGATTGAAGTTTTTTTATCTCCACAAAACAATAGCATTGGAGAATAGAGGGGGTAATTCTCTCCACCCCTTTAAGAAATTTGagtctttaatcttttgtctcAAAACAAATTGTCTCCCTCCCAGCAAAATTTTTAGTAGGCTTGatttttgttaagatatttcatggaatccttttttatttttgttttttttaataattacaatAGGAGATAAAGATTTCAACTCTAAATATCTTTATttagaaaaaccaaaaagtgAAGCTGTCAGTTAATAGgattcatttttatttagtgaaataaaaaaatccctACAATTTTCACTCCTTTCTGTAAGTTGTTATCATCTTTAAATTCCAAAAACTAACCATTTCTACTCAATAAACGTGAAACCAACCTCAATGTCAGGACTACAACAATCAAGTAGAAAAAAGCTTTGAGCAgaacttttttttgataaatctagagtctcaattttttttcacagaTTATTGTGCTATGCACTGTTGAATCGCTCAAGCCTCAAGCTACTAAGGAGGACCATCACAACACAGAAAATTTAGGTGAATAATCTGCCAGAGATAATATGATGATAGCCCATGCTTATTTTAaggaatttgagattttaaattCAACAAGCAGATTGGAGCTCAGTTGTCTTGTTCAACTTATAGGCTAGCAACTGACCCATTGTTCAAGCAGAAAAGAACAGAAGAGAAATGAAGGAATTTGGTGAAATGTAAAAAGAGagatgaaattaacattagatCCAAAGGATTGTAGATATGTTAGGCGCTAAAAGATGTGGAGTTTTGGCCTCTAGGCCCTGACAACCTCGTCTCACAAACAAAGTTCATGTCATAATAATCACCAAATGGCAGTAGTGCTCATTTAAAAgatcaaaattcaagaaaaacaaagaagcaaCCCAATATTGCAAAGCCCATTATAGTGCTTTTACAGGACAAACAGAACAAAATGGTCAGCCATTGTAAAGTGGATTCCAACCCACTACCCTCCATTTTTTCTTACTCAGATGTTCATCATAAGAAAATCAGAAATTCCAAGTAAATGAGATGATTGCGCTGCTAATAACATTCAAAGGAACAAACCCAACACTTaacaaaatagatatattcCAGCTAGCTGTGAATTATAACTTTAACGTATTAAATAGCCATGTCAACATAGAGCGAtttcatataatttataaaaaaccaGGCAAAAATTAAACTCTGTGACCACTCTCAGTCCTAACCTGCCTAGCAATAAAAGAAGACAAACTGGTAGGAAAACCTAATCAAATAAACCGAATCCCAAGTCACCATCATCACTCTCTTCCTGTACCTCTTCCTGTTTACATAACCAAAAAAGAGAAGCATCAGAAGCTAAGATTTCTACTCAAAATAAGAAAAGGCAAAAAGCACCTAAAGTATCAATCTTTTCTGCTATTCCATGGTCACTTTCTATTCTTATTTGGGACAATGGCTCAAGTCAATCACTAGGTCCAGTGGTTCAACCAAAACTTATACAAACCAAGTATGATATCAACTAGGTTTAGAGTAATTTATACCTTCTTTTCCTCAACAGCAGGGGCAGCTGCAGCAACAGCACCACCGGCACCGCCAGCAGGGGCAGAAACAGCGACTGGAGCAGCAGCACCACCAGAACCAGCATTCAGAATAAGGTCATCAATGCTCCTCTTCTCTGCAAGCTTTGCAAACAGGCTAGGCCAGTATGACTCCACTGAAACTCCAGCCGCTTTCACCAATGTAGCAATCTTCTCGGACTGTTGAAGAATTATattacaatttaaataatttcaacaacaaaaaaaaaaaaaaaaaaacaattaactCTACATCAAATACAAGGACACACATTGAATTCTAACAAAACGTTTCATTTTCAACctcaaattaaaacaaattccaacccacccacccacccacccacccaacACCCAAAAGAACCATTGATAGAAAGCCATAAAATatgatacaaaattcaaatcaatTTGAAGAATGAGTCACAATGCAGCAACCTCACATataattatatacatatatataatccCAATAAACTTCAAAATCACATTAGAGTTTTCTACCATCGTTCTGggttttcaaatcaaaatattgtatttcaaataaaaatgaatattaagtccaaaaaaaattaaaccaaattaGAGGAAATACAATAAACTCTAATgggtctcaaaaaaaaaaacccgtataatatatatttatatacacaaATATCGAATAATAAAGGGTCTATTATAATCTAAATTAACAATAATCCGCATTATACTTAAAAGAACATAGaatcaaaatatttaacataaaattgcacaaaacaaataaacccaaaaaaaaaaaaaaaaattgtgggacTTACAGTGATTGCGATTCCATCGTCATGGAGAAGCAAAGAGGCGTAGGTGCAAGCCAGCTCACCGGTAGACATTGTCACAGCGCTCTGAATCACTctaaaaccttaaaatttttcaaacaaaaaaaactagttCAAAACTACtatttcaaaaactaaaaactattaagaaaataaagtcagaaagagagagagagagaggaaaaaccTTGAAGAAGAGGCAGCGCTGAAATGAAGCTTTGGGAGGGGTTAGGGTTTTGTGCACTGTGTACATTTATATAGGTTGAGATTTAAGGGTgctagggtttttattttagcGTTacctgtttcttttttcttttcttttttgtatgggccatagttttgaaaatattgtcaGTTTGACTATTATGGACAGGCCCAcgtttcctctttctttttttcttttttttcttttttttttttttttgggggggggggggggggcatgaGACTAGGGGCAAAGATTGCTTCGGTAAAGATTATGATATGTGTCTATTTTTTATCATGTTTATGATCCGTGTCATATTACTTGGATATGCTACAAATTTGGGTTAAGTATGAATAGTTTAATGGGTTTTCTAATCTGTTCtttctttaattaattaattctgcaaattttagttataaatataatttttagtcGGTTTTTCTatcttacaaaaaaatttatatatatatatatatgaaaggcTATTACATAatcattacaatatttttaatagaaagctttatagatttataataaaaaaataaaaacaaaaattgaataacAAAAGTATTCAAAACTCTTTAAGAACCTAACTATTCCTTCAAATATGTGTAATCTTCTTGTCCCATGCACGTTGGGTTATGATCGGGAAGAATCCCTTATAATAGCTCCAAGAAGCTAGTTAGAGGTTTTGAATTTAAGATCTCAGGGATATCatgaggttttaaaaaccaCTAAACTAATCTCGTAGGACATATATCATTTGTCAATGAGATAGAAAAAGATGTAGACAAATCTTCAAGCCAAACAACACTGTCAAAACATTCTTTTGCAAAGTTTGCTAAAGCAGCAGCAAATTAATTCCATTCATTGTCATCATAGGGAAAAGACCATTgaaataatgttaatttttagaCCAGTTATGCAATTTACAAAATGAGGTAAAATTTTATATGgagtcaaaataaaatcttatattGAAACCCGTAAACACAAACCTGTGAAGGATCAAattccatgtaatttttttttttttttttaaagggtcaaCGAAGTTGAAGAACAATAAGGCTGCGTTAGGCATTGTAATTGAAAATGTCTCACAACTTTCCAGGCACTGAATGTattttgcacccaaaaaaaaataaaaaaacatgtttggttggTATTTCGGGATTTGTGAACTGCATTTTGCccataatttattttccaaattgtATATTAGTTAAAGCGTTGCATCTTACATCTATGATCTATCCAGTGAAGAGCATTGTGAACAACTGGTAAAAGTTTTGCAGCATTAACTTTTTTATACAGGTACACAACTAAAGAATGACAAGGGAACATAaggaaacattaaaaaaaaaaaaggggaacaTAAGGAAACACAATGGTACATTAACTTTGCAGCATTAATACTCCATAGATGATTCTCAAAAAGACATCAGATCATGAGAACATATAACT is part of the Quercus robur chromosome 9, dhQueRobu3.1, whole genome shotgun sequence genome and harbors:
- the LOC126699665 gene encoding 60S acidic ribosomal protein P1; the encoded protein is MSTGELACTYASLLLHDDGIAITSEKIATLVKAAGVSVESYWPSLFAKLAEKRSIDDLILNAGSGGAAAPVAVSAPAGGAGGAVAAAAPAVEEKKEEVQEESDDGDLGFGLFD